CAGGTTAACTTTCCATCCCAGATCGAAATCGTCTTCCGCATGACTGCTGACAATCGCAGCGAGATGATAAACAACAGAGGTATTAGCGGTAATCACACTCTCCAGCACGCCCGGCTGGGTTAAGTCAGCCTCCAGGCAGCGTAAACGAGGGGAATCTGATAACCGTGCAGGCATTTTTAAATCAACAAGAAGCAGTTCGTTAAACGCCAGCGATGAGTTTAATAAGGCGCTTGCGAGTTTCTGGCCTAAAAAGCCGCCCCCGCCGGTAATGATAATCTGCATCCGGATGTCCTCTTTATTGCTGTGTAGGGTAGTTCAGGGTTAGCGCCAGGCGTTAAACCAGCCAAGCCCGTCCTGAGTGGTATTCCGTGGTTGGTATTCGCAGCCTATCCAGCCGCGATAACCTACGTCATCGAACAGCCGGAACAGCCATGGGTAGTTGATCTCGCCATCATCCGGTTCATGTCTGTCCGGTAGCGAGGCGATTTGTACATGGGCATAGCGGCCCGCATACTCGCGAATCAGGTGACTCAAATTGCCATCCACTTTTTGCGCGTGGAAAGTGTCGAGCTGGATGAACACATTCGGGCGGTCAACCTCTTCTGCGATGCCCAGCGCCTGATATTGGCTGGAAAAGAGGTAGCCGGGTTTAACGCCGGGACTCAGCGCTTCGATCAAAATACGTTTATCGTGGGCGGCAAACCGGTCGGCGGCATAACGCAAATTATCGATAAACGTGGCGCGATAACGTGCGCCATCAGCGCCATCCGGCACGACGCCCGCCATGATGTGAACCTGCTCGCATTCCAGCGCCAGAGCGTATTCCAGAGCCAGATCGATATCGGCGCGCGCGTCGTGTTCGCGCCCCGGTAGCGCGGCACGTCCCCATTCGCCCGCCGCGGTATCGCCCGCCGAAGTATTAAACAGCGCCAGCGTCAGATTATGACGCGATAGCTGGGCTTTAATCTCGCTGGCGGCAAAGTCATAGGGGAACAGAAACTCAACGGCCTGAAAACCGGCTTCAGCAGCGGCGGCAAAACGCTCGATAAACGGCGCTTCGGTAAACATCATCGACAAATTGGCGGCAAAACGCGGCATCGGGTTATCTCCTTAACTGCGCAATTTCTTCGGTGGTTAAATAACGAATCGGGCGTTCGCCAAGGATAAAAATCAGCTTTGCCGTCTCTTCCAGCTCCTCGGTATTATTAGCGGCTTCCTGCAAATTCTCCCCGCACACGACCGGCCCATGATTAGCCAGTAAAAAGGCCTGATGCCGGGCCGCCAGCGCAGCCAAATCGCGGGCAATTCGGTCATCCCCCGGGCGATAGTAGGGAACCAGCGGAATGTCGCCCATCCGCATCACCACATAGGGGGTAAACGGGCGAATCACATTTTGCGGGTCCAGCCCTTCGAGACAGGAAAGCGCCGTTGACCAGGTGCTGTGCAGATGTACCACGGCCTTGCAGCAAGGGTTATTGCGATACAACGCCAGATGAAAACGCACCTCTTTAGACGGTTTATCGCCGCTGAGCCATTCGCCCTGCGGGTCCACTTTGGATAGCCGCTGCGGGTCGAGATTACCCAGACACGAACCGGTGGGCGTCGCCAGAATATTGCCGTCCGGCAGTAACAGCGAGAGGTTGCCTGCCGAGCCGGTGGCATAGCCGCGCTGGAAAAACGAGGCGGCTATCCTGACCATCTCTTCTCGCAAAGCGTGCTCTTCTTTTGCCAGTATCGTCATACCTGAAACTCCCTTTGAGCGCGGATGAAAAAGGATTCATCGCCAAAATTACCTGACTTTAGCGCCAGCGAGACTGGCGCATGGAGCGCGTTGACCCACGGCACGCCGGGTGAAATGCACGGTCCGATGTGAAAACCGGTAATACCGAGGCTTTGCGTCACCACGCCCGAGGTTTCGCCGCCCGCCACAATAAACCGGGTGATACCGCCTTCCGCTAAGCGAGCAGCCAGCAGGGAAAAGAGCGCCTCTACCGCATGGCTGGCTTCGGTAGCGCCATATTGCTGCTGGATGGCGGCCAGCGCCTGCGTGGAGGCGGTGGCGCTAATCATTGGCGCCAGTTCGCTGTCCTGACTGAGCACCCACTGCGCCAGCGCTTCAGCGTAGGCCTCGCGCGTCTCGGATGACAGGCAGCGCGCCACATCAACGTCGCGTGTGGGAGCATGTTGTCGATAGAAAGCCACCTGCTGATTCGTCATTTGCGAACAGGAACCGGAAAGCACCACCGCGCGGCCGCTCAGCGGATAGCCTGCGGAACGGGCCTGAGAAACGCCGTGCTTCGCCCACTGACGCGCCAGCCCCATTGCCAGCCCGGAACCGCCGGTCACCAGCGGAGCATCACGCAAAACCTCGCCCTGGATTTCCAGGTGCCGCTCATTGAGCGCGTCAAGTACTGCGTAGCGATATCCTTCCTGCTGTAAACGCGACAGCGCCGCACGGGTCGCGGCAACGCCTTCATCAAGCGTCTGAGCTGGAATAACGCCGCAGCGCCCTTGCGCCTGCGCTTCCATCAGACGCGGCAGGTAGCTGTCGGTCATCGGATTGATTGGGTGGTGGCGCATACCGGACTCCGCCAGCAAGTGGTTCATGACAAACAGATAGCCCTGATAAACCGTGCGTCCGTTAACCGGCAGCGCGGGAGAAATCACGGTAAATGAGGTATCCAGCGCCACCATCAGCGCATCGGTGACCGGGCCGATATTGCCTTCGGCGGTACTATCGAAAGTCGAGCAATATTTGAAATAGACTTGCTGGCAGCCCTGTTTTTTCAGCCATACCAGCGCCGCCAGCGATTGTTTTATCGCCTCTTGCGCCGGGCATGAGCGGGTTTTCAGGCTGATAACCACCGCGTCGCACCCTTCCGGTTGCGTCCCGGTTGGGACATCATTGATCTGCACTGTCGGCATCCCGTTTTCGACCAGAAAACTGGCGATGTCGGTCGCGCCGGTAAAATCATCGGCAATGACGCCAATTTTTAACATGACGGCTCCTCAGGCGTGACGCCAGGCAGAGTAATCCCCGAGAAAATTTTGATCACAGCGCTGTCATCCTCTTTGCCATAACCGGCGTTACTGGCGCTGGTGAACATATTTAACGCCGTAGAGGCCAGCGGTAAGGGGAAGCGCAGCGCTTTCGCCGTGTCGGCAACCAGCCCCAAATCTTTGACAAAAATGTCGACGGCCGAACGCGGGGTATAGTCGCCGTCAACGACATGCTGCATACGGTTTTCAAACATCCAGGAGTTGCCGGCGGCATGGGTCACGACGTCATACATCACGTCCAGAGGAATACCGGCCCGCGCGGCCAGCGCCATCGCTTCGGCCGCCGCCGCAATATGCACGCCAGCCAGCAGTTGATGAATGATTTTGACGGTTGAGCCTGCGCCCGGCGTATCGCTGATGCGATAAACGTTGCTGGCAACGGCGTCCAGCACAGGCTTCAGGCGGGTAAACGCCGCCTCGCTCCCGGAGGCCATCACCGTCATTTCGCCCTGCGCCGCTTTTACTGCACCGCCGGAAACCGGCGCATCCAGCATGTTAAGATTCAATGCCGTCAACGCCGCGGCGATCTCTTGCGCGTCGGCGCTTGAGATCGTGGACGAAACCATCACCGCGCTTCCGGGTTTCATCAGATGGGCGACGCCATCCTCACCGAATAACACCTGTCTGACCTGGGCGGCATTGACGACCAGAATGACTAACGCATCCACGACGCCGGCGAACTCCCTGGCGCTGGCGGCAGCCCCACAAGCCCCTTCAGCGAGCAGATTCGCGCACGCTTGCGGGTTAAGATCGGCCCCCCATGTGGAAAGCCCGGCGCGCAGGCATGAACGCGCAGCGCCCATTCCCATTGAGCCAAGCCCCACAATGCCGACATGAAAATCGGTTCCTGTTGTCATTATCACTCCATGTTAATTTACGTGATATTATGTTTTGTTATGTGAATATAGGCGTTTTTGTAAACAATTGCGGTGAGTTGTTTCACAAAAAATAACAAAATGTGTTATTTTTTGTGAAGGCAATCCTCATAGAACTTCACACGCTGTGACGAGAAATCGCGTAAAATCGCGACAGGACTAAAGAAAGGAGCAGACGTTGATACCTACTGAGCGTCGACAAATCATTCTTGATATGGTAGCGGAGAAAGGCATCGTCAGTATCGCTGAACTGACCGAGCGCATGCATGTATCCCACATGACTATCCGCCGTGACTTACAAAAACTGGAGCAGCAAGGCGCGGTAATCCAGGTCTCTGGCGGCGTGCAATCATCGACTCGCGTGGCGCACGAACCCTCGCATCAGATCAAAACCGAACTGGCGACGCCGCAGAAAGCGGCAATTGGCAAACTGGCCGCCAGCCTGGTACAGCCAGAAAGCTGTATCTACCTTGATGCAGGTACGACCACGCTGGCGATTGCCAGGCAGCTGGTTACGATGAATAAACTTACGGTGGTGACGAATGATTTCGTTATCGCCGATTACCTGATGGACAATAGCAATTGCACAATTATTCACACTGGCGGGGCGGTATGCCGGGAAAACCGGTCGTGCGTCGGTGAAGCCGCGGCGACGCTTTTGCGCGGGCTGATGATTGACCAGGCCTTTATTTCCGCCTCTTCCTGGAGCGTGCGCGGTATTTCAACGCCGGCAGAAGATAAAGTCACGGTGAAACGGGCCGTCGCCAGCGCCAGCCGCCAAAAAATTCTGGTGTGCGACGCGACCAAATACGGCCAGGTCGCGACGTGGCTGGCGTTACCGCTGGCGGAATTCAACCAAATCGTCACCGATGACGGCCTGCCGGAAAGCGCAATTCGGGCGCTGGCCAAAGTGGATATCTCACTGCTGATGGCCAAACAATAGCGAAGCGGCGCAAGCCGCTTACGTCATCATCTTGCGTACCAGTTGCGTAAACTGTTCGCGTTCTTCAGCGCTCAGTCGCCCCAAAAACTCATCGTCAACGCGATCCCCCAGTGGTATCGCGGCGGTGAGCAACGTTTGGCCCTGAACGGTGAGATAGACAAAACGCCGACGTTTATCCAGCGGATCGTTTTCTCGTTTTACCAGCCCACGATTTTCCATCCGGCTTAACATCTCCGCCAGCGTCGCTTTAGTGCTGACCGCCGCTTCGGTCAGATCGACCTGTTCAATACCCGGATGTTCAGCAATAACGCGCATCACCGCATATTGAGGTTTGGTGAGCTCCGGTAGTTCATGCTGCCAGCGTGCGGTATGTTGCTGAAAAAGTTGGCGTAACAGATGAAACGCGGTGTTTCGTAACTCCATGAGCGCTCCGGATAAATTAACTTTTTCTATCATAACGACTTATGCACGGTTTTTTAATGACGAATGCTTTAGCTAAACGTGCGCAGGCGTCGGGAGCGATCTTGTCGCAAAGGCCGTGTGGGCGTATTTTGATCAAAATGTTCGTATACGAACGATATTTGAGGTAAGAAATGAGATTGATTGTGGGGATGACCGGTGCGACCGGCGCGCCGCTTGGCGTCGAGCTACTCCAGGCATTGCGGGCGATACCTGATGTTGAAACGCATCTGGTAATGTCAAAGTGGGCGAAAACCACTATTGAACTGGAGACGCCCTACACGCCCGCTGAGGTAGCCGCCCTGGCAGATTATTGTCATAGCCCGGCCGATCAGGCGGCGACCATTTCCTCCGGCTCATTTCGTACCGACGGCATGATTATTATCCCCTGCAGTATGAAAACACTGGCGGGGGTTCGCGCCGGCTATGCCGAGGGGCTGGTGGGACGCGCTGCCGATGTCGTGTTGAAAGAGGGTCGCAAGCTGGTGCTTGTGCCGCGGGAAATGCCGCTCAGCACGATTCATCTGGAAAACATGCTTGCGCTTTCTCGTATGGGGGTGGCGATAGTGCCGCCCATGCCCGCGTTCTACAACCTGCCGCAAACCGTTGACGATATTATCCAGCACATCGTAGCGCGCGTTCTCGACCAGTTTGGTCTGGAGCATACGCGCACGCGCCGCTGGCAAGGACTGCGACAGACAGCAAATTTTTCACAGGAGAATGGATAATGGCATTTGATGATTTGCGCAGTTTTTTACATGCGCTGGATCAGCAGGGACAACTGCTGAAAATCAGCGAGGAAGTGAATGCGGAGCCGGATCTCGCAGCCGCTGCCAACGCAACGGGACGCATCGGCGATGGCGCGCCCGCGCTGTGGTTTGACAATATTCGTGGTTTTACCGACGCCCGCGTGGCGATGAATACCATCGGTTCCTGGCAGAACCATGCCATCTCACTGGGTTTGCCGCCTAACACGCCGGTTAAAAAACAGATCGATGAATTTATTCGCCGCTGGGACAATTTTCCGGTAGCGCCGGAACGGCGGGCGAATCCGGGCTGGGCGGAAAATACCGTCGACGGCGACGCGATCAACCTGTTTGATATCCTGCCGCTGTTTCGTCTGAACGACGGCGACGGCGGATTCTATCTGGATAAAGCCTGTGTGGTATCACGCGATCCGCTCGATCCCGATAACTTCGGCAAGCAGAATGTCGGCATCTACCGCATGGAAGTTAAAGGCAAGCGTAAGCTGGGTCTGCAACCAGTGCCGATGCATGATATCGCATTGCACCTGCACAAAGCTGAAGAGCGCGGGGAAGATCTGCCGATTGCGATCACGTTGGGTAACGATCCGATCATTACCCTGATGGGCGCAACGCCGCTGAAATACGATCAGTCAGAGTATGAAATGGCAGGCGCGCTGCGTGAAAGCCCCTATCCTATCGCCACCGCGCCGCTGACCGGTTTTGATGTGCCGTGGGGATCTGAAGTCATTCTTGAAGGGGTCATCGAAAGCCGTAAACGTGAAATTGAAGGACCGTTCGGCGAATTTACCGGCCACTATTCCGGCGGTCGCAACATGACCGTGGTGCGTATCGATAAGGTCTCTTACCGCAGCAAACCCATTTTTGAATCGCTCTATTTGGGTATGCCGTGGACGGAAATCGACTACCTGATGGGGCCGGCGACCTGCGTGCCACTGTATCAACAGCTGAAAGCCGAATTTCCGGAAGTGCAGGCGGTAAACGCCATGTACACCCACGGCTTGCTGGCCATCATCTCGACCAAAAAACGCTACGGCGGCTTTGCCCGTGCGGTGGGCCTGCGAGCGATGACGACGCCGCACGGTCTGGGATATGTGAAGATGGTGATCATGGTCGATGAAGATGTCGATCCATTCAATCTGCCACAGGTGATGTGGGCGTTGTCGTCGAAAGTGAATCCGGCAGGCGATCTGGTACAGCTACCGAATATGTCCGTCCTGGAACTGGATCCGGGCTCAAGCCCGGCGGGGATTACCGACAAGCTGATCATTGACGCCACCACGCCGGTTGCGCCAGATAACCGTGGTCACTATAGCCAGCCGGTTGTTGATTTACCGGAAACTAAAGCCTGGGCTGAAAAGCTGACCGCCATGCTGGCCAACCGTAAATAAGGAGTAACCGATGATTTGCCCACGCTGTGCCGATGCACATATTGAACTCATGGCGACTTCGCCGGTAAAAGGAGTCTGGACGGTATATCAGTGTCAGCATTGTCTGTATACCTGGCGCGATACCGAACCGTTACGCCGTACCAGCCGCGAACACTATCCACAAGCGTTTCGCATGACGCAAAAAGATATTGATGACGCGCCAATGGTGCCGAGTATCCCGCCGCTGCTGGCAGAAGACAAACGGTAAAAAAAAGGCCAGTCGACAGACTGGCCTTTTTTTGACAAGGGTACTTACTCGCGGAACAGCGCTTCGATATTCAGCCCCTGCGTCTGCAGAATTTCGCGCAGACGGCGCAGGCCTTCAACCTGAATCTGACGAACACGTTCACGCGTAAGACCGATTTCACGGCCTACATCTTCCAGTGTCGCAGCTTCATATCCCAGCAGACCGAAACGGCGCGCCAGCACTTCACGCTGTTTGGCGTTCAGTTCGAACAACCATTTGACGATGCTCTGTTTCATATCGTCATCTTGCGTGGTGTCTTCCGGACCGTTCTCTTTTTCATCGGCCAGGATGTCCAGCAACGCTTTTTCGGAATCACCGCCCAGCGGGGTGTCTACCGAGGTAATGCGCTCGTTGAGACGAAGCATACGGCTGACGTCATCAACCGGTTTATCCAGTTGCTCTGCAATTTCTTCCGCACTCGGTTCGTGGTCCAGTTTATGCGACAACTCACGTGCGGTGCGCAGGTATACGTTCAGCTCTTTAACAATGTGAATCGGCAAGCGAATCGTACGGGTTTGGTTCATGATCGCCCGTTCGATTGTCTGGCGAATCCACCAGGTTGCGTATGTTGAGAAGCGGAACCCGCGTTCCGGGTCAAACTTCTCGACTGCACGGATAAGCCCCAGGTTGCCCTCTTCAATCAGGTCCAGCAACGCCAGTCCACGATTGCCATAACGGCGGGCAATTTTTACCACCAGACGCAGGTTACTCTCAATCATGCGACGGCGAGAAGCGACATCTCCACGCAGTGCGCGACGCGCAAAATAGACTTCTTCTTCGGCTGTTAACAGTGGTGAATACCCAATCTCACCAAGGTAAAGCTGAGTCGCGTCCAACACACGCTGTGTGGCCCCTTGCGATAACAGCTCTTCTTCAGCCAGGTCGTTATCACTGGGTTCCTCTTCACTCAAGGCTTTTTCGTCAAAAGCCTCTACTCCGTTCTCATCAAATTCCGCGTCTTCATTTAAATCATGAACTTTCAGCGTATTCTGACTCAAAAGGTGGCTCCTACCCGTGATCCCTTGACGGAACTAGCAAGTCAAAGCCTGGTTCCGCCGCTTTATCGCTGCGGTAAATAACGCAGCGGGTTTACGGATTTCCCCTTGTAACGAATTTCAAAATGCAAGCGTGTAGAGCTGGTGCCGGTGCTACCCATAGTAGCGATTTTTTGCCCCGCCTTAACTTCCTGTTGTTCCCGGACCAGCATCGTATCATTATGGGCGTAGGCACTCAGGTAATCATCGTTATGTTTGATGATAATAAGATTACCGTAACCACGCAGTGCGTTACCGGCATATACGACGCGCCCATCAGCGGTTGCGACGATAGCCTGTCCCTTACTGCCTGCAATGTCGATCCCTTTATTGCCCCCTTCGGAAGCGCCAAAGTTTTCGATCACTTTGCCATCCGTCGGCCAGCGCCATGCGGAAATCGGCGCGCTGGTTGACGTACTGCTTGCATTTGGTTCGGTCGTGCTTACCGTTGGTGCCGTTACAGGCGCTGTGACAACCGTCCCAGCAGGCTTGTTGTTTGGCAACATTTTGTTAGCACTTTGTTCACCTGAGCCCTCAGAATACGTAATTGTTGGTTGAGACGCAACTGCAACGGTGGAATTTTGTGCAGACCTGGTCACAACTCCTTGCTGTGCTGCATCCGCCTGGGTGATCGCATTTCCGCCAGTAATTGGCGTACCGGATGCGTTACCAACTTGCAAAGTTTGCCCTACATTCAGGCTATACGGGGCAGAAATACTGTTTCTCTGGGCCAGATCGCGGAAATCGTTCCCGGTAATCCAGGCGATGTAAAAAAGCGTATCACCCTTTTTCACGGTGTAAGTACTGCCACCCGTATAGCTACCTTTCGGAATATTCCCATACTGGCGATTGTATACGATTCGCCCATTTTCCATCTGCACGGGTTGTTCCGTGACCGGTTGAGTTTGCATGGGCTGCGTTACAGGACGCTGAACGGGTTGAATTTGCGGCGCTTGTTGCGGCGTTTGTTGCGTCGTCGCGCCCATTTTTGGCGGCGGTGTGATCAACATCCCGGAATTGGTATTTGATGACGAACCACTGTCCACAGACGTGACCGGCGCCGGAGGGTTTGACGAACTGGTACAACCTGCCAGCCATAGTGAAACCAGTGATAGTGCCGCAATGCGACTAACGGTGAATTTTGGGCTTCCCGCGCTCATTTATCCCCCAGGAAAAAATTTGGTTAACAACCAGTGACGTAAGAACCGTGCAACGCATTAAGTGAACACGGGAAAATGTGTTCACGATACGCTTAACCCACCGGGAATAACCAGGAAAACTCCAGGTATTCGTTTCGGCTTCATCAGGCGTAAGAGTGGGTGTTTGCAGGGCAAACTAGGCCAGCTCTCCCTTGACTAACGGGACGAAGCGAACGGCCTCCACGGTATCGATAATAAATTCGCCGCCCCGGCGACGCACGCGTTTCAAAAACTGCTGCTCATCGCCCACGGGCAGAACAAGAATGCCGCCTTCATCCAACTGTGCCATGAGCGCGGTAGGAATTTCCGGCGGCGCGGCCGTCACAATGATAGCGTCAAATGGCGCACGCGCCTGCCAGCCTTGCCAGCCATCGCCATGACGGGTAGAAACATTATGTAAATCGAGCTGCTTCAGGCGGCGACGCGCCTGCCATTGCAGCCCCTTAATCCGCTCAACGGAGCAAACGTGATGTACCAGATGCGCCAGAATCGCCGTCTGATAGCCGGAACCGGTACCAATTTCCAGCACCCTGGATTGCGGCGTCAGTTCGAGCAGCTCCGTCATTCGCGCCACCATATAGGGCTGCGAAATCGTCTGACCCTGGCCTATCGGCAAAGCGATATTTTCCCAGGCCTTATGTTCAAACGCTTCATCAATAAATTTCTCGCGCGGCACTGCAGCAAGCGCATTAAGCACCTGCTCATCTCTGATGCCCTGCGCGCGCAATTGTTCAAGAAGAGCCTGTACACGTCCACTTACCATTGCGTGCCAACTCCCACGCTGTCTAACCAGTCTGAAACCACATCATGCGCGCTGTGCGCGGTTAAATCCACATGCAACGGCGTGACGGAGACGTAGCCTTCATCCACCGCCGCGAAATCGGTATCCGGCCCGGCATCGTATTTATCGCCCGGCGGGCCAATCCAGTACAATGTATTACCGCGCGGATCTTCCTGCGGGATTACTTTATCCGCTGGATGGCGGCTACCACAGCGAGTCACGCGAATGCCTTTAACCTGCGCTAACGGTAGATCCGGGACATTCACGTTGAGAATACGCCCGGTACGCAACGGCTCCCGGCTTAACCCTCGCAAAAGCGCGCAAGTCACGGCCGCAGCCGTATCATAATGCTGATAGCCGTTAAGGGAGACCGCTAATGCCGGAAAGCCGAGATGACGACCTTCCATCGCCGCGGCGACAGTACCGGAATAGATCACATCATCGCCCAGATTCGGACCCGCGTTAATACCGGAAACGACAATATCCGGACGCGGACGCATTAAGGCATTAACGCCCAGATAGACGCAATCGGTCGGCGTCCCCATCTGTACAGCGATATCGCCATTATCAAAGGTAAAAGTACGAAGCGAAGATTCCAGCGTGAGGGAA
This DNA window, taken from Salmonella enterica subsp. enterica serovar Typhimurium str. LT2, encodes the following:
- the ygbK gene encoding putative tRNA synthase (similar to E. coli orf, hypothetical protein (AAC75779.1); Blastp hit to AAC75779.1 (388 aa), 79% identity in aa 1 - 384), whose protein sequence is MLKIGVIADDFTGATDIASFLVENGMPTVQINDVPTGTQPEGCDAVVISLKTRSCPAQEAIKQSLAALVWLKKQGCQQVYFKYCSTFDSTAEGNIGPVTDALMVALDTSFTVISPALPVNGRTVYQGYLFVMNHLLAESGMRHHPINPMTDSYLPRLMEAQAQGRCGVIPAQTLDEGVAATRAALSRLQQEGYRYAVLDALNERHLEIQGEVLRDAPLVTGGSGLAMGLARQWAKHGVSQARSAGYPLSGRAVVLSGSCSQMTNQQVAFYRQHAPTRDVDVARCLSSETREAYAEALAQWVLSQDSELAPMISATASTQALAAIQQQYGATEASHAVEALFSLLAARLAEGGITRFIVAGGETSGVVTQSLGITGFHIGPCISPGVPWVNALHAPVSLALKSGNFGDESFFIRAQREFQV
- a CDS encoding putative cytoplasmic protein, giving the protein MICPRCADAHIELMATSPVKGVWTVYQCQHCLYTWRDTEPLRRTSREHYPQAFRMTQKDIDDAPMVPSIPPLLAEDKR
- the ygbM gene encoding putative endonuclease (similar to E. coli orf, hypothetical protein (AAC75781.1); Blastp hit to AAC75781.1 (258 aa), 79% identity in aa 1 - 258); the protein is MPRFAANLSMMFTEAPFIERFAAAAEAGFQAVEFLFPYDFAASEIKAQLSRHNLTLALFNTSAGDTAAGEWGRAALPGREHDARADIDLALEYALALECEQVHIMAGVVPDGADGARYRATFIDNLRYAADRFAAHDKRILIEALSPGVKPGYLFSSQYQALGIAEEVDRPNVFIQLDTFHAQKVDGNLSHLIREYAGRYAHVQIASLPDRHEPDDGEINYPWLFRLFDDVGYRGWIGCEYQPRNTTQDGLGWFNAWR
- the ygbI gene encoding putative regulatory protein, deoR family (similar to E. coli putative DEOR-type transcriptional regulator (AAC75777.1); Blastp hit to AAC75777.1 (265 aa), 86% identity in aa 11 - 263) — encoded protein: MIPTERRQIILDMVAEKGIVSIAELTERMHVSHMTIRRDLQKLEQQGAVIQVSGGVQSSTRVAHEPSHQIKTELATPQKAAIGKLAASLVQPESCIYLDAGTTTLAIARQLVTMNKLTVVTNDFVIADYLMDNSNCTIIHTGGAVCRENRSCVGEAAATLLRGLMIDQAFISASSWSVRGISTPAEDKVTVKRAVASASRQKILVCDATKYGQVATWLALPLAEFNQIVTDDGLPESAIRALAKVDISLLMAKQ
- the rpoS gene encoding sigma S (sigma 38) factor of RNA polymerase (major sigmafactor during stationary phase; RNA polymerase sigma factor RPOS (sigma-38). (SW:RPOS_SALTY)) encodes the protein MSQNTLKVHDLNEDAEFDENGVEAFDEKALSEEEPSDNDLAEEELLSQGATQRVLDATQLYLGEIGYSPLLTAEEEVYFARRALRGDVASRRRMIESNLRLVVKIARRYGNRGLALLDLIEEGNLGLIRAVEKFDPERGFRFSTYATWWIRQTIERAIMNQTRTIRLPIHIVKELNVYLRTARELSHKLDHEPSAEEIAEQLDKPVDDVSRMLRLNERITSVDTPLGGDSEKALLDILADEKENGPEDTTQDDDMKQSIVKWLFELNAKQREVLARRFGLLGYEAATLEDVGREIGLTRERVRQIQVEGLRRLREILQTQGLNIEALFRE
- a CDS encoding putative transcriptional regulator (similar to E. coli transcriptional regulator for cryptic hemolysin (AAC74714.1); Blastp hit to AAC74714.1 (146 aa), 27% identity in aa 1 - 135), producing the protein MELRNTAFHLLRQLFQQHTARWQHELPELTKPQYAVMRVIAEHPGIEQVDLTEAAVSTKATLAEMLSRMENRGLVKRENDPLDKRRRFVYLTVQGQTLLTAAIPLGDRVDDEFLGRLSAEEREQFTQLVRKMMT
- the ygbJ gene encoding 3-hydroxyisobutyrate dehydrogenase (similar to E. coli putative dehydrogenase (AAC75778.1); Blastp hit to AAC75778.1 (302 aa), 82% identity in aa 1 - 299), whose amino-acid sequence is MTTGTDFHVGIVGLGSMGMGAARSCLRAGLSTWGADLNPQACANLLAEGACGAAASAREFAGVVDALVILVVNAAQVRQVLFGEDGVAHLMKPGSAVMVSSTISSADAQEIAAALTALNLNMLDAPVSGGAVKAAQGEMTVMASGSEAAFTRLKPVLDAVASNVYRISDTPGAGSTVKIIHQLLAGVHIAAAAEAMALAARAGIPLDVMYDVVTHAAGNSWMFENRMQHVVDGDYTPRSAVDIFVKDLGLVADTAKALRFPLPLASTALNMFTSASNAGYGKEDDSAVIKIFSGITLPGVTPEEPSC
- a CDS encoding putative 3-polyprenyl-4-hydroxybenzoate decarboxylase (similar to E. coli putative oxidoreductase (AAC76846.1); Blastp hit to AAC76846.1 (497 aa), 28% identity in aa 4 - 489) — encoded protein: MAFDDLRSFLHALDQQGQLLKISEEVNAEPDLAAAANATGRIGDGAPALWFDNIRGFTDARVAMNTIGSWQNHAISLGLPPNTPVKKQIDEFIRRWDNFPVAPERRANPGWAENTVDGDAINLFDILPLFRLNDGDGGFYLDKACVVSRDPLDPDNFGKQNVGIYRMEVKGKRKLGLQPVPMHDIALHLHKAEERGEDLPIAITLGNDPIITLMGATPLKYDQSEYEMAGALRESPYPIATAPLTGFDVPWGSEVILEGVIESRKREIEGPFGEFTGHYSGGRNMTVVRIDKVSYRSKPIFESLYLGMPWTEIDYLMGPATCVPLYQQLKAEFPEVQAVNAMYTHGLLAIISTKKRYGGFARAVGLRAMTTPHGLGYVKMVIMVDEDVDPFNLPQVMWALSSKVNPAGDLVQLPNMSVLELDPGSSPAGITDKLIIDATTPVAPDNRGHYSQPVVDLPETKAWAEKLTAMLANRK
- a CDS encoding putative flavoprotein (similar to E. coli 3-octaprenyl-4-hydroxybenzoate carboxy-lyase (AAC75371.1); Blastp hit to AAC75371.1 (189 aa), 55% identity in aa 3 - 188) — its product is MRLIVGMTGATGAPLGVELLQALRAIPDVETHLVMSKWAKTTIELETPYTPAEVAALADYCHSPADQAATISSGSFRTDGMIIIPCSMKTLAGVRAGYAEGLVGRAADVVLKEGRKLVLVPREMPLSTIHLENMLALSRMGVAIVPPMPAFYNLPQTVDDIIQHIVARVLDQFGLEHTRTRRWQGLRQTANFSQENG
- the ygbL gene encoding putative fuculose phosphate aldolase (similar to E. coli putative epimerase/aldolase (AAC75780.1); Blastp hit to AAC75780.1 (212 aa), 85% identity in aa 1 - 211); amino-acid sequence: MTILAKEEHALREEMVRIAASFFQRGYATGSAGNLSLLLPDGNILATPTGSCLGNLDPQRLSKVDPQGEWLSGDKPSKEVRFHLALYRNNPCCKAVVHLHSTWSTALSCLEGLDPQNVIRPFTPYVVMRMGDIPLVPYYRPGDDRIARDLAALAARHQAFLLANHGPVVCGENLQEAANNTEELEETAKLIFILGERPIRYLTTEEIAQLRR